One segment of Plasmodium vinckei vinckei genome assembly, chromosome: PVVCY_04 DNA contains the following:
- a CDS encoding GTPase-activating protein, putative, which translates to MIISKKFWDDEKDAPILKRNSNFISKDNHEDACKRAGQFYNIMLKYIKDDINVDTKNECNDKEILRIIRLDAERTFTNEENRTLLIEVLKSIYPIVNDYHQGMSFVSSFLLLFLKPKEVTKIVIGLHKHYLQGYFKAMPKAYVRDSRVFLSILNKFHSNLYEHIQNLITPEAFVSKWFIGLNVHVLTFESLMLFFEELLKEGEIFLFKYSISLCRSLEKEIMKTKDVSKLLALLRLDASIIPNDYKQSESDKEGEFFINIIKNASKIDMADIDLDKLRDEASEQMRIEEERRKKFEMERSLSDEEIIFSDEIEDEESDEDSDSGESSKSSESGKSSKSSKSDKSTKNEKDKDSAAKDDKEDKIEKRECEI; encoded by the coding sequence atgattatTAGTAAAAAGTTTTGGGATGATGAAAAAGATGCCCctattttaaaaagaaattcaaattttattagtaAGGACAACCATGAAGATGCTTGCAAGCGTGCTGGTCagttttataatataatgttaaaatatataaaggatgatataaatgttgatacaaaaaatgaatgcaatgataaagaaatattaagAATAATAAGGTTAGATGCAGAAAGGACATTTACAAATGAAGAGAATAGAACACTACTAATTGAAGTGTTAAAGTCCATATATCCAATAGTAAATGATTATCATCAAGGTATGTCATTTGTTTcgtcatttttattactttttttaaaaccaAAAGAAGTCACAAAAATCGTAATAGGTTTACATAAGCACTATTTACAAGGTTATTTTAAAGCTATGCCCAAAGCTTATGTCCGTGATTCAAGAGTTTTTTTAAGCATACTAAATAAATTTcattcaaatttatatgaacatatacaaaatttaataacaCCTGAAGCTTTTGTTTCAAAATGGTTTATCGGTCTAAATGTGCATGTTCTAACATTTGAATCGcttatgttattttttgaagaaTTGTTAAAAGAGggtgaaatatttttatttaaatatagtaTATCATTGTGTAGATCattagaaaaagaaatcaTGAAAACAAAAGATGTTTCGAAATTACTTGCACTATTAAGATTGGATGCATCCATCATTCCAAATGACTATAAGCAGTCTGAAAGTGATAAAGAAGGTGagttttttataaacataataaaaaacgcTTCGAAAATTGATATGGCTGATATAGATTTAGATAAACTTAGAGATGAAGCATCCGAGCAAATGCGAATAGAAGAAGAgaggagaaaaaaatttgaaatgGAACGATCTTTAAGTGATgaagaaattattttctctGACGAGATAGAAGATGAAGAGAGTGACGAAGATAGCGACAGTGGAGAGAGTAGCAAAAGCAGCGAAAGTGGAAAAAGTAGTAAAAGTAGCAAAAGCGACAAAAGTAccaaaaatgaaaaggaCAAGGATAGCGCCGCGAAGGACGATAAAGAAgataaaatagaaaaaagaGAATGCGAAATTTAG